From Candidatus Cybelea sp., a single genomic window includes:
- a CDS encoding HoxN/HupN/NixA family nickel/cobalt transporter: protein MYALLLAANVLVWVLAFAVFSPAHALLLGTALLAFTFGLRHAVDADHICAIDNVTRKLMQEGKRPVAVGFYFSLGHSTIVFALTVAIALGASAVRSRLPNFEAVGGAVGTGVSALFLFIIAAINAFVLADLLRAMRRIAAGEAYSAQSLQESLEARGLLGRFFKPLLRLVTRSRHMYPIGVLFGLGFDTATEVGLLGIAAIEAGKGLPVWAILLFPALFTVGMSLIDTTDGILMLGAYGWAFLNPARKLYYNVAVTAASVLVAVLIGSIEIANIAGASLQSGWIGGAVAGTFAVGWIASMSMAGLSKGRRPSSTSQASRCLTYALPNESASAPTYDS from the coding sequence ATGTACGCGCTGCTTCTCGCGGCTAACGTGCTGGTTTGGGTCCTCGCGTTCGCGGTCTTTTCGCCCGCGCATGCCCTGCTTTTGGGCACCGCTTTGCTGGCCTTTACGTTCGGCTTACGCCACGCCGTCGACGCGGATCACATCTGTGCAATCGACAACGTGACGCGCAAGCTGATGCAGGAGGGCAAGAGGCCCGTTGCGGTCGGCTTCTACTTCTCGCTCGGGCACTCGACCATCGTCTTCGCGCTCACCGTCGCAATCGCGCTCGGCGCGAGCGCGGTCCGCAGCCGGCTTCCCAATTTCGAGGCGGTCGGCGGCGCCGTCGGCACCGGCGTATCGGCGCTGTTCCTCTTTATTATCGCCGCCATCAACGCATTCGTGCTCGCCGACCTGTTGCGAGCGATGCGCCGCATTGCGGCCGGCGAAGCATACAGCGCGCAGAGCCTTCAGGAATCGCTCGAGGCGCGCGGGCTCCTAGGACGATTCTTCAAACCGCTCCTGCGCCTAGTGACGCGCAGCCGCCACATGTACCCCATTGGGGTTCTTTTCGGTTTAGGTTTCGACACGGCAACCGAGGTGGGGTTGCTGGGAATCGCGGCAATCGAGGCGGGAAAAGGTTTGCCGGTGTGGGCTATTTTGCTATTTCCGGCGTTATTCACGGTCGGCATGTCCCTCATCGACACGACCGACGGCATTCTGATGCTCGGCGCCTACGGATGGGCGTTCCTGAACCCGGCGCGCAAGTTGTATTACAACGTTGCGGTTACCGCAGCGTCGGTGCTGGTTGCAGTGCTGATCGGCAGTATTGAAATAGCGAATATCGCCGGTGCGAGCCTTCAATCGGGTTGGATTGGAGGCGCCGTAGCCGGAACGTTTGCCGTGGGGTGGATCGCCTCAATGTCGATGGCGGGGCTCTCGAAAGGGAGAAGACCATCGTCAACCAGCCAGGCCTCGAGATGCTTGACGTACGCACTTCCAAACGAGTCGGCAAGCGCGCCGACGTACGACTCGTAG